The following nucleotide sequence is from Mycobacterium sp. Z3061.
CAGCTCCGGGCTCGTCCGTTACCGCGCGCCGTGCTTGCGGCGCCGGCTAGCAGGGGTCGCCGTTGGGCGTGTAGTAGGGCACACCCTCGGCGGTGTAGCACGGAGGCTGGCCGTTGGCGGCCTGGCTGGCGGCCTCGACGTCGCTGGCCGTCGCCACCCTCGCCGCCGGGTCGGTGCAGCCACCGACTGAAACGTGTCGGCCCCCGACATCACCGCACACGTCAGCGTGCGCGGCCGGCGCGGGTGCGAGGGCAAAAGAACCGACCGCTACCAGCGCCGCGAACAACATTTTCACCATCGAATGATCGTACTGACGATCGCAACCGGGCAAACGCAATTACGCGCTTTCGGCCCGGCGCCTGGTCACCAATTCCCTCTGGTCAACTCCGGCAGCAAGGCAGATGTGGCATCGGGTCCGATCATCCCCATCACGCGCGCGTTGATGCCGGCCTTCTTTTCGGCGTACATCAATTCGTCAGCGCGGGCCAGTAGTTCGTCGACGGAGGCGGTGTCAGCGGCCGGCGCCTGCACCAGGCCGATGCTGGCCGAGAGTTGGTAGGGTCTGTCCCCGGTCTGGTTGAAATCGCGAAACGCCTCGACCAGCCGTTGTTTCAGCCGGCCCGGGTCTCCCTCCTTTTCGGTGGTCAAGACCAGGAATTCGTCGCCACCGATGCGCGCGATGATGTCCGACTCGCGCAGCGTGGCGCGCAACACCTGCGCCACATCGCAGATCAGCATGTCGCCGACGTCGTGACCCTGCTCGTCGTTGACGCGCTTGAGGCCGTCCAGGTCGAGAAAGGCAAGCACGCAATTGCGGCGGTGACGGCGTGCCGCACGCACCGCTTGCTCGGCAAGCAGGTAGAAACCGCGTCGGTTGTTCAGTCCGGTGAGCTCATCGGTGACCGAGAGCCGGCGGATCTCCTCGTTCGCCTTTTCCAGTTCGGCGGTTCGGTCGCGTACGCGTTGCTCCAATTCGGCCGAGACCTGAACGTTCTCCATCGCGATCGAGGTCGAGTCGGCGAGTGCCTGCAGCAGGCGCACTTCCTGGTCGGAGGGGTGGTGCTGTTGGGCCCAGTAATTGCCGATGGCACCGATCGGGTCCAGCCGGCGGATGGGAACCATGACCAGGCTCTTGACGAAGGTCGGCCGGTAGATGCCCTGCGGAATACGCGGATCGACGTAGATATCGGGAATCACCGCGGCTTTTCGGTTGAGCATGGCCCAGCCGCTGATGCAGGCCTCGATGGGGAACCGGTTGCCCTTCCACAGCGGGGCGATGGCCTCTTCGTCGGCGTAATAACACTTGTCTTGATCGCGCAGAACAAAGGTGGCGCCGTCACATCCGGTGAGCTCCCTGGCTGAAGTGCGGACGATTCGCTGAATATCGGCCAGGCTACGGGCCAACGACAGTTCCTGAACCGCCCTCAGCAGACGCTCCATCCCGTTGATGTGATCCGACGCCGCGGGGTGGACAGACGTGTGGGAGGGCGCCGGGTCAGACAACTCGGCGTACATACGCACCTCCGTACGAGCCCGGCCGCTGTCAAAACCCGGCCGCCAAGTCAGGGCAGACGTTACACCGCTCGGTCGGATTGTGGCTCCTGATTTCGCCGACA
It contains:
- a CDS encoding sensor domain-containing diguanylate cyclase; this translates as MYAELSDPAPSHTSVHPAASDHINGMERLLRAVQELSLARSLADIQRIVRTSARELTGCDGATFVLRDQDKCYYADEEAIAPLWKGNRFPIEACISGWAMLNRKAAVIPDIYVDPRIPQGIYRPTFVKSLVMVPIRRLDPIGAIGNYWAQQHHPSDQEVRLLQALADSTSIAMENVQVSAELEQRVRDRTAELEKANEEIRRLSVTDELTGLNNRRGFYLLAEQAVRAARRHRRNCVLAFLDLDGLKRVNDEQGHDVGDMLICDVAQVLRATLRESDIIARIGGDEFLVLTTEKEGDPGRLKQRLVEAFRDFNQTGDRPYQLSASIGLVQAPAADTASVDELLARADELMYAEKKAGINARVMGMIGPDATSALLPELTRGNW